TGTGTAGTTTAGATGGTGGTAAGACCTGGCAAAAAGACCGGGAGGTTGAAGACGTTCCCGCCAACTTATACAAGATTGTTTTTCTCTCGCCTCAGCAAGGATTTATCATTGGTCAAGGCGGTATTTTGCTGAAATATCAACAGCCAGTTGAATCAGCTTGAAAGCTAGAGCCAACCAGCTGATAAATGGACACTTTGAGTATTAATACTTGTTAATCCAAGGAGGTGTGAGAGATGAGAATGAGGACGCCAAAGGATGAATCTCCTCTAGTTGAATAATGATATTTCTACTTTCTTATTTTCCCTCGCCCCTCGCCCCTCACTCCCCACCCCTAGTTTAGGGAAAAGCTGCTAGGTTGTTAATATTTCTGTAGTTTCATAGGATAATAATTTTATTAACAATGTTGTTTAAAGGAGGACACTGAATGTCGGGTTCAACTGGAGAACGTCCATTTTCGGACATTATTACCAGCGTTCGTTACTGGGTAATTCACAGCATTACTATTCCAGCCTTGTTTATTGCTGGCTGGTTATTTGTTAGTACTGGTCTAGCATATGATGCGTTTGGAACGCCTCGTCCTAATGAGTATTACCCACAAGAACGGCAGGAAGTACCAATCGTAAGTGACCGCTTTGAAAGCAAGCAACAAATTGATCAGTTTGAGAAATATATCGGTAAGTAGTTTGAAATCATGAATACCAATAGCGCTAACCAACCGGTTCAATATCCGATTTTTACAGTTAGATGGCTTGCGGTTCACACCTTAGCTGTACCAACAGTATTTTTTCTGGGTGCGATCGCTGCTATGCAGTTTATTCAACGCTAGGAGATACCTATGCCAGAGAGAACTCCCAATCCCAATAATCAGCCTGTTGAATTAAATCGGACTTCACTTTACCTAGGTCTGCTGCTTGTTTTCGTTCTCGGTATCCTGTTCTCCAGTTATTTCTTTAACTAACTGGAAGGTTTACTGTTGAGCTTGACGTTGCTGGTCTGAATCAAATAAATTTCGTTTAGGAGGAGAAAAAGCTGTGTCTGGAACTGGAAGAATTCCCCTTTGGGTAGTAGCCACGATCGTTGGTTTGGGTGTAATTGCCGTTGTAGGAACCTTCTTTTATGGTTCTTACACCCATTTAGGTTCCTCTTTGTAAGAGTGGCGATCGCTTGAGCTAATAGCAGCATATCGAAAGCCATAAGTTTTTGAAAGAAAACTATCAAACTTAGAGCCAAAAACCGCCTGTCTCAATGAGATTGGCGGTTTTTGGCTCTCAATCACCCTAGAATTAGCTCGGGTTACTCTGTTGGAGCATCTTCACGTTCAACATAAAGAAAGAAAGCTGCCATAGCCACCGCTGGAAAAACCCAGCAAGTTAGGGGAATCAGGAGCGATGGTAAAAATGAAGCCGAAAACAATGCTAAATACATAGTCAATCCTCTGGGAATTACATCATGATTGAAGATGAATTTACTGCAAATTAGCGTCAGTTATTCAATTTCTAAAAATTTTTAACAATTATGAGTAAAAACAAAGGTTTTAACATGACCCTATAGCGAGGCAAGAAACAGTTGGGTGGAGAGGGCGCAGCTCGACACACAAAGCGTCTACTTCTCAATCCCCTGGCTTTAGCTATGGAGTTTCTCCACCCCTCTGAATTCACGATCGCCTAAATATGGCATCAGCAACGTAGCAGACATCTCGCATTTCCTTGACATCGTGAACTCGAAGCATATCTGCACCAGAGGCGATCGCAGCACAGCATGCCGCTGCTGTTCCCCAAACTCGCGCTTTCGGGTCGGGTTGATTTAAAATGTGGCCAATGAAACTTTTCCGGGATGTTCCCACTAAAATCGGGCAGTTAAGGGAACGAAACACTGAGAGACGGCGAATAATTTCCAGACTTTGGTTGTATTTCTTAGCAAAACCAATGCCAGGGTCAATGATGATGCGCGATGAGTCAATACCAGCGGCGATCGCAGCGCCGATCCGGGCTTCTAGAAACTGATAAATCTCCCCAATCAAATCCTGATAATCCGTTAGCTGTTGCATGGTTTGGGGCATACCCCGGATATGCATTAACACAATTGGCACGCCCAGAGTAGCTACAGTTAGCAACATATCTGGGTCAAAAGTTGCGCCAGAAATGTCATTCACTATATCTGCCCCAGCTGCAACAGCTGCCTTGGCTACCGCTGCTCGTGTTGTATCCACCGAAAGCGGCACTGAGATTTCTTGACGTAGCAGCTGCACCACTGGCAGTACCCGATCAAGTTCTTCTTCCAGCGAGATTTCAGCTGCTCCCGGTCGAGTCGATTGTCCGCCTACATCGATTATGTCTGTACCTGCTGTTACGAGTTGCTGCGCTTGCGCCAAAGCAGCATCTAGGGTGTTGAACTCGCCGCCATCACTAAAGCTATCAGGCGTGACGTTCAGCACCCCCATCAGATACGTTCGCTGTCCCCACTCAAAGGAGTGTCCCCGGATTGTCAAGGCATTTTGGATTTTAGATTTTGGATTTTGGATTAATTCATCCTTCATCCTGCATCCTTTTTGTAATTCAGGATCTGGGCAAAACTCGCAGGTTCCAAACTAGCTCCCCCGACTAAAGCACCATCGATTTCTGGCTGAGCCATGATTTCATCAATATTGTCGGGCTTGACAGAGCCGCCGTACTGAATAGAGACATGAGGATTAGTCAACTGACTACGAATCGCGCCGATCACTCGGTTAGCTTCCTTTGGCTCACAGGTGTCACCAGTACCAATTGCCCAGATCGGTTCGTAAGCAATCACAAGGTTCTGTTGATCAACATCAACTAGGTCTTTTTCCAACTGCATGGTAATTAGGGATTCGGTTTCACCCGCATCCCGCTGTTGCTTGGATTCACCCACACAAAGAATCGGTGTAAGACCATAGCGCTGGGCAGCTTTTAGCCGCAGGTTAACAGTTTCATCCGTTTCCCCAAAGTATTGCCGCCGTTCACTGTGACCAACAATGACATAACGCACCCCAATTTCTGTCAACATTGGACCAGAGATTTCACCCGTATAGGCTCCATACGCTTCCCAGTGGACGTTTTGGGCACCTAACTGCACGCGGCTGCCATGCAAGTTCTTTGATAGAACGTTCAGGGCAGTGAAGGGAGCGCATAAGACTACTTCCTGCTCTTGAGAGGTTTCCTCCAGGCTAGGCATAAATCCCTGCAAAAACTCCAGAGACTCTGCCTGGGTTTTGTGCATTTTCCAATTTCCAGCAATAACGATTTTCCGCACAGGTAATTTGCTCTTCCCTTAAGACACTTACGAAACGTAAACAACAGTTTAAGGCTTAGGGGGTCCTGTTTTGTCAAGCCATAGTAATGTTTGGCGGTGAAAATTTTTCTGTTGTTACCTCAAGTGATGCCTGGAGTGCGATCAGGAAAACATCTAAACTTTACTATGCGATTCAAAAAAATATCTAAATTTTTCTATCCTAGCGTAGATTTGCGGAAGCTGTCAAGCCAACCATTTTTATAAATTGAATAGTGTAAGGACTGAAACGAAGTTAATTCATTGATTTCAGTCATTTTTCAGTTAAATAGTGATCCTAACAATGAAGCGTAGCCTTTTATTAACTTCTATATTTACATTACTAGTCGCCGGTATTGCTGCCCCAGCAATGGCCGGTACAGCAACCAGCGACCTTGGCGTTTCAGCGACCGTTACTTTCACGTGCACAATTTCTACCACTCCTGTAGACTTTGGGACCTATGATCCACTAGCTAGCAGTATCCTCGGTGCAACAGGAATAGTCTCAACAACTTGCACTTTAGGTACTCCAGTTCAAATTACTTTAGGTCAAGGTTTAAATCCAGCAAGGAATTGTCAGTTTAATTTAAAGGTTCCGGCTTCTGACCAACCTTTGGTTAATTTAGGTCAGTTACAATGTATTGCTTCATGAGGAATTACATGATTATCAAGCAAGCCTTGATAGTATCAGGATTGGCTTTATCTGCTGCTTTTATTCCTACCCTTCCTGTTCTATCCCAGGTTAGTCTTTCCTGTACGGTCAGCACTGTTGGTATTAACTTTGGTACCTATGATGTTTTTAGTACTCTGCCAAAAGATGCCACCGGTCAAGTAACTTACAAGTGCCTGGAAGGAAGTTTACTGCAACCAATTACAATTTCTTTGAGTAAAGGAAATTCGACCACCTATATACCTCGCCAAATGCAAAAGGGCAGTGCCTTACTCAACTACAACCTCTATCTCGATGCTGCAGGACAATCCATTTGGGGAGATGGGACAGGGGGTACGAACCGCTATAGCAGTAATTTGTTAACTGGGACTGTCATAATTTATGGTCGCATACCAGCTCGACAGAATGTCAGTGCTGGAACCTATGCAGATTCAATTACCGCTACACTTAATTTTTGATTCTTGATCTGAGCGCTAGATGTCAAACTTTCTCCAGAGCCAACAATAAGCGATCGCTCCTTGACTAGTTTTGCCAACTAATTAAAAGTGCGATCGCCTTAGATTTTGATCTCCGATTTAGGATTAATCCAAAATCTAAAATCCAAAATCGAGTTACCGATTAACCGCTGCTTCACGTGCAGCAGCTGCCTGTTCTGGATGAATGCCCAAACGTGTGAGATTAACTCGACCTTTGGTGTCTATCTCCCGCACTTTGACAATCACCTCATCACCCACTGTCACCTCATCCTCGACCTTGCCTACTCGATAGTCAGCTAGCTGGGAAATGTGAATCATTCCTTCTTTCCCAGGCAAAAACTCCACGAATGCCCCAATCGGGATAATCCGAGTCACGCGACCCGCGTAAACATCGCCTTCATTCAGCTTGCGCGTCATTCCCTGGATGATATTGCGTGCCTTCTTCGCCTTGCTCTCATCCACAGCAGAAATCGTCACTGTGCCGTCATCTTCAATATCAATTTTGGCGCCGGTTTCCTCGGTGATGCCTTTAATTGTCTTACCTCCGGGTCCAATGATCATGCCAATCAACTCTGGCTCAATCTTAATTGTTAGCAAACGCGGGGCAAAGGGTGACATCTCGGTACGCGGTTTGTCAATTGCTTCCAGCATTTTCTCCAGAATGTGCAACCGTGCAGGACGAGCTTGGCCGATCGCTTTAGCAATAATTTCCAGGGGAAGACCAGAGATCTTCATATCCATTTGCAAGGCTGTAATCCCCTGATCTGTCCCAGCAACTTTGAAATCCATGTCGCCCAAAAAGTCTTCAATGCCTTGAATATCAGTCAGGACACGCACTTCCTCGCCTTCCTTAATCAGCCCCATTGCTGCACCACTGACCGGCTTGAGAATTGGCACTCCAGCATCCATTAATGCCAGTGTAGAGCCGCAGACTGAACCCATTGAGGTGGAACCGTTGGATGAAAGGACTTCAGATACCACCCGGATCACGTAGGGGAATTCTTCTTTTGGTGGTAAGACTGGCAAAAGCGCGCGTTCTGCCAAAGCACCATGTCCGATTTCGCGGCGACCTGGTGCCCTCAATGGCTTAGTTTCTCCGACTGAAAAAGGTGGGAAGTTGTAATGATGAAGATAACGCTTCTCCATATCCTCTTGTAGGTCATCGGATAGGTTTTGAGCATCTCCCGGTGTACCTAAAGTACAGGCGGATAAAACCTGGGTTAGTCCTCGGTTAAATAAGCCACTACCGTGAACTCGTTTTGGTAAAACGTCAATGCGGCAAGAAACAGGACGCACTTCATCTAACTTGCGACCATCAACCCGCACGCTATCCTGGATGATTTGACGGCGCATCAACTCTTTGGTCACATCCTTGAAAGTATTGCCAACCGCCTTGCTATTTGCAGTTGCGGCAACTCGAATCGGGTCTTCTTCTGGTAGTTCGGCAATCGCTGCAGCGATTGATTCCTTCACAGCGTCTAGAGCTTCATCTCGATTGTTTTTGTCCTGGTCAAATTGAGCTAGAATTTGTTTAACAGGAGTTTCAGCGCGATCGCGGATAAAGTTTAATAGAGTTGCGTCCACATCTGGTGGAGTTTCTTGCACAACTTCAATACCCAATTCCGCAATCAAATCTTGCTGGGCTTTGATTAGCTCCTGCACCGCTTCGTAGCCAAAATCAATTGCCTCAATGATGTCCTGTTCTGGCAACTGGCTTGCCCCAGCTTCTACCATAATCACGCCTTGGGGGGAACCTGCAACCACCAGATCCAGGTCTCCAGATTCGATTTCTGCATAAGTAGGATTGATAATAAAATCATCTCCTAACAACCCCACTCGCACTGCGGCCATCGGTCCTAGAAACGGGATTTTGGCAAGTAGCACGGCAAGTGAAGCACCAGTTACTGCCAACACATCGGGAGGTACCTGCTCATCCAGTGAAAGAGTCGTTGCCACAACTTGCAAGTCATCTCGCAGCCAATTGGGAAATAGGGGACGCAGCGGACGATCAATCAGACGGCTTGTTAGAATTGCTTTTTCGGGTGGACGTCCCTCACGCCGTAAGAACCCCCCCGGAATCCTACCTACCGCATACTGTCTTTCTTCGTAATCCACAGTCAGCGGTAGAAAATCAATGCCTTCTCTGGCATTAGAGCGGGTTGCAGTCACTAAAACAGCTGTATCCCCAGATTGTACCAAAACAGACCCACCGGCCTGGGGAGCCAATAGACCAGCCTTCAGTCGAATATCCCGTCCGTAAAAGGATATTGACCTATCTATCTCTACCATTCAGTTTTTTGTCCTTCTTTATCACTTCTTTCTCTGTCGCAATCCTAGCATTTATGTGCTATTGCTGCCTTACAGTGGGTGATTGGGTCAGGGATTAGGAGATATAGGCTTTTCCTTAATCCCTAACTCCTAACCCCTTCAGATGGCGATACATGATCAGTGCATCCACCACTTGTCCATTCGGTAGCTTTGCCGCGTTTGGAATACGCCCAAGGGTTTCAAATCCCAAAGACTGCCACAATTTAATTGAGGGTATATTAGTCTCAAATACTAAGTTGAACATCACCGCTGTATAACCTAAGCTACTAGCAATTTTGAGCATCTCCTCTCCCATCAACCTGCCTATCCCTTGCCCCCGCAGCACAGGTTGTACAATAAATCCAGCATTGCAAATATGGCTACAGCGCCCTGGAAAGTTGGGTTTTAGATAAAAAGCACCCAACACGTCTCTATCTCTTGGTTGTGTATCTGTGTCTTTAACCGCTCTAACGACAAATGCGTCTTGACTTAGCCAGTAAGCAGCAAATTCTACCTCAGAAAGGGGTTGATCTTGAGGATAGGTCTTCCCTTCACTAATGACAGTATTGAGTAAATCCCTCACACTACCTTGTTCTTGAGGGCGCATCCAGTCTAGTTCTACAGCAATGCCATTATTTAAAATTTTCCGAATTGGTAGAAGCATTTTCTTGATCCGAGGTTGGTAAATTATTTAACTCGATTTGATTTAAGTTAAGACTAATACTGATACTAATTATTTTGGGATTAAATCAATGGTTAATTTAGTAGGATTAAAAATTAATAATATGCATGAATTTGCAAAAATATGTTATTGACATAAATTCGATATTGAGCCAAATTAATAAATTTTAAACATCTAATTCTTGTAAGTTTAAGTATCTCAGAGATGGCAATTTTACACGGTAGTTGGTTACTTCAAAATCAGGGTAGTTGTTTATTCGTTTGGGGAGAAACTTGGCGCTCTTTGTCGGCAACCTCTGTCTCTCCCTTGGCAGATGTGCCAGTTCATCCCTTGGCAATGACAACTGCTGAATTGATCGAATGGTGGCGATCGCATTTGGTAACTACACAATCACTGCTGCCAGCTGAGAGCACTTCCGTCCCAGCTAGACGCACCCGTAAAGGTGGAAATGCACCTGATGCTGATTTGCCAACCCATTTCCAAGTCATTGCCTTACCAACTCAGATTGCAGAAAACGGTGAGGCGGGGATGGCATCAATGTATCCAGTCCATTCTGCTACATTACCCTCAGAAACAGAGCTAACCCACTTACTACAACCGTGGCGAATCGAAGGTTTCTGTCTAGAACCTTTGACGGCGATCAAATTTTTGACTTCTCTACCTCTTGGCAATACTAACGAGGAAAGTGCCTTTTTGGGGGGGGATTTACGCTTTTGGTCGCAGGTTGCTCGCTGGAGTTTAGATCTGCTGAGTCGGTGTAAGTTTTTGCCCCTCTTAGAGCAGCAAACAGATGGTGCAGTCGTTGCTAGTTGGCGATCGCTTTTAGACAGTGCCGTAGATTCTTCTCGCCTAGAAAAATTTGCCCAGCTGATGCCTACCGCTTGCCGTACTTATCAGAGGGGTCAGGGGTCGGGGGTCAGGGGTCAGGGGGAAGAAAATACCTACTCTCTTGCTGTAGAATTGCCGCCCTCGCCTCAGAAATTACTGCTGGGATTTCTTAACAGTATGATAGATGCTCAAGTTAGGGCGGTGGCGAGTAGTTATTCGTTACCAGTTGTAAGGTCGCCTATCCAAGATTGGGTACAAGCCTTGGGACAGACAGATCGTACCCTGAAGGCACAGCCAGTTGAGGTGGAACGGCTGGAGGCGGCACTGAATGCTTGGACTGCACCGCTGCAATATCAACTAGCGGGACAAAGTCTATTTCGTACCTGCTGTGAACTTCGACCTCCAGCAGCAAATGAAACCGATTGGACTTTGGCGTACTTCCTACAAGCAGCTAATGAGCCAGAATTTTTGGTTGATGCGGCAACGATTTGGAACCACCCAGTTGAGAGCTTTATTTATCGAAATCGCACAATTGAGCAGCCTCAGGAAACTTTACTCAGAGGTTTAGGTTTAGCTTCTAGAATCTATCCTCCGATTGCCGCTAGTTTAGAGCAGCCATTTCCCCAGTCCTGTAGCCTCACTCCTGTACAAGCGTATGAGTTTTTAAAGTCAGTTGCTTGGCGGTTTGAGGATAGTGGTTTGGGGGTGATTTTACCTCCCAGTTTGGCAAATCGGGATGGATGGGCGAACTGCTTAGGTTTAAAAATCAGCGCGAATACGTCGCAGCAACAGCAAGGTCGCTTGGGGTTACAGAGTCTATTAAACTTTCAGTGGGAATTAGCGATTGGTGGACAAACGCTATCAAGAGCAGGGTTTGACCGCCTGGTAGCGCTCAATAGCCCATTGGTAGAAATTAATGGCGAGTGGGTGGAACTGCGACCGCAGGATATCAAGACAGCGCAAGCGTTCTTTGCTGCTCGTAAAGACAAGATGGCGCTCTCGTTGGAAGATGCCCTGCGCCTTAGCACTGGTGACACTCAGGCAATCGAAAAACTACCAGTGGTCAGCTTTGAGGCATCGGGGGCATTGCAGGAATTGATGGCAACGCTGACAGATAACCAAGCGATCGCACCCATGCCACCACCAGCCAGTTTTCGAGGTGAGTTGCGACCGTATCAAGCGCGGGGGGTTGCTTGGCTATCCTTCCTAGAGCGTTGGGGTTTAGGCGCGTGTCTTGCAGACGATATGGGACTGGGCAAAACGATTCAGTTCATTGCCTTCCTACTACATTTGAAAGAGCAGGAAGCACTCAAAGAACCGACGTTGCTAGTTTGTCCAACTTCTGTGTTGGGGAACTGGGAACGAGAAGTCAAAAAATTTGGTCCAACGCTGAAAGTTTTGATGCACCACGGGGATAAACGTCCTAAAGGTAAGGCGTTTGCTCAAGCAGTTAAAGGTCAAGACTTGATAATCACAAGCTATGCGCTGATTCAGCGAGACTTGAAGTCACTTCAGAGCATTTCCTGGCAAGGGGTGGTGCTGGATGAAGCTCAGAATATTAAGAACCCAGAGGCAAAGCAGTCGCAGGCAGTGCGACAACTAGAATCCTCATTTCGCATGGCGCTGACAGGAACGCCAGTGGAGAACAGGCTGCAAGAACTATGGTCGATTATGGATTTTCTCAATCCAGGGTATTTGGGACCGCGCCAATTTTTTCAACGGCGATTTGCGATTCCGATTGAGAAATACGGGGATGCAGCTTCTTTAAAAACACTGCGATCGCTCGCCCAGCCTTTTATTCTACGCCGTCTGAAAACTGACCGTGCGATTATTCAAGACTTGCCAGAAAAGCAGGAAATGACTATATTTTGCGGTCTGTCAGCTGAACAAGCAGTACTTTATCAACGGGTAGTGGAGGAGTCTTTGACTGAGATTGAATCAGCCGAAGGAATACAACGTCGGGGAATGATTTTGGCTTTACTGGTGAAGTTAAAACAGATTTGTAACCACCCAGGACAATTTTTAAAAGAAGCCACACTCAAGCAGCCGCAGCGTTCTGCTAAACTTCAGCGTTTAGAGGAAATGCTAGAGGAAGCTTTATCAGAAGGCGATCGCGCTTTAATCTTCACTCAATTCGCCGAATGGGGTAAACTCCTTCAGCCTCATCTAGAACAACAGCTGGGTAAAGAAATATTTTTCCTGTATGGGAGCACCTCGAAAAAACAACGAGAGGAGATGATAGACCGTTTTCAGCACGATCCCCAAGGTCCGCCAATCATGATTCTTTCTCTCAAAGCGGGTGGTGTAGGACTTAACCTGACACGCGCTAATCATGTCTTCCACTTTGACCGTTGGTGGAACCCCGCTGTGGAGAACCAAGCCACCGATCGCGTTTTTCGCATTGGTCAAACCCGTAATGTTCAAGTACACAAATTTGTCTGTACAGGAACTTTAGAAGAAAAAATTAACGAAATGATTGAAAGCAAGAAAGCACTGACGGAGCAAGTTGTAGGCGCTGGGGAACAGTGGCTAACTGAACTGAATCCAGATCAACTCCGGAACTTACTAGTGCTAGAGCGCAATGCTGTAATTGAAGAGGATGAAGAGTGATTGCTAGTCATCAACATTAGCTGAATTAGTGGTTGCTTTGTAGATGGATGGTTGTCTATGTATTGTTAATGAATAAGCTGAAAAACGAGAACCTCAGATTATTTGTTTGCTGGGATTATTCTAGGATTAATTACTTATAGTGTCATCAATTGATTCACAACCAAAGTTGTCTTTAGAAGAGTTTTGAAATTACCAGAAACTGAACCTGTAAGTGAATACGTAAATGGAAAGATTTCTCAAAAGCCTATACCACAGGGAGAACACAGCCGGCTTCAAACCCGTTTGTCCACTGCTATTAACCAAGTAGGAGAACCCCAAAAAATAGCGCTAGCATTGACAGAATTGCGGTGCACTTTCGGTGGTAGTTCAATAGTCTCAGATATTGCGGTTTTTGAGTGGCAACGTATTCCCATACTTCCTAGTGGCAGGATTGCCACTAAGTTCGACATCCATCCAGATTGGACAATTGAAATTCTTTCCCCTGACCAATCACCAAGTCGTGTTATTAAAAAAGTTACCTTCTGCCTTAAGCAGGGAACAAAATTAGGTTGGTTCATAGATACCGAAGATGAATCCGTGACTGTATTCCAACCTAACCAGCTACCAGAAGTAAAGGAAAAACAGGATATTTTACCAGTTCTGAATTTGCTAAGAGATTGGCAAATATCGGTAGCAGATATATTTAGGTGGCTGAGTTTTACATAGCTTTTGATTAATTTGTGCAAGGAGTAGTTGCTTATGGTGTCCTCAACTCAGTATCGGTTTATTAACAAGATTGTTTTTTCTATACGGCAAGGGACAAAATTAGGTTGGTTCATTGACCCTGATGATAAATCTGTAATGGTATTTCAATCTAATCAATTGCCGGAAGTAAAATATGATAACAATAATTTATCTGTTCTGGATATATTGGTGAATTGGCAAGTTTTTCCAACAAATATATTTAGTTGGCTAAAAGTTAAATAAGTTGATATCTCGAAAGACTAGAGGTTCTCACACTTCGTGGCGATCACCCGATGTCCTGGTGCTAGGATGCACAAAGGAAGACAGGAGAAGGCAGAATGACAAATTACACCCTGCAGGCAAGTCGAGAATGGTGGGCGCAAAGGTGGCTCGATTTGTTAGATTCCTATCGCTTCAAAAAGCGTTTAGAACGTGCGCGTAACTATGCTCGTCAGGGAAACGTCCTGAGTATCAAGTTTCAAGGTTCCAAGGTATTAGCCAAGGTGCAGGGCACAGAACCAGAACCGTATCAAGTTTCCCTATTTCTTGAACCGTTTAGTGATGAGCAGTGGGGTTATGTAATTGAAACCATGTCCCAGCGGGCGATCTTTGCAGCGAAACTGCTGGCGGGGGAAATGCCACAAAACATTGAAGAAGTGTTTACGGCGAATGGTCTGTCGCTCTTTCCATTTACGCTGTCTGATATCCGCAGCAAATGCTCTTGCCCTGACAAAGCCAATCCATGCAAGCATATTGGTGCGATTTACTATCAACTGGGTGATCGCTTTAGTGAAGACCCCTTTGTTTTATTTCAGCTGCGGGGTCGCACGAAAGATCAAATCATCGCTGCCTTAAGGCAGTTACGCGGTGCCAACATTGAACCTGCTAAATCGGAACCAACTTCCCTCAACCCTCAACCCACTCTTCGAGAAGCCGCTTGCGCGTCTACGACCCTCGCCCCTACCCTGCAACCGCTCAAAATTGATCGCTTTTGGCACTATAATGAGCCGCTAGAGACAACACTAGTTGTCATCGCTCCACCGCCCAGCAGTGAAACAGTTTTAGATGTTCTAGGACCGATTCCTCTGGCAGAGTCAGATGCAACTGGACATTCTAGCTCAAACTCAAATGTCCCAGAGGTGGTGAAGCATTATTTAGATACTGTTTACAAACAAGTTAGCCAGCAAGCTGTTTTAGCAGCGATGAATACAGAAGCGAGTTAATCAAACCAGGGGTCAGAGGTCGGAGGTTAGGGTTGTTCACGAAGTCAGTCTAAATGTGCCTTTTCCTATGTTCTTCCTCCGAGATGGTCTGTAACGCTTCTCTGACCCCTGATCCCTTTAAAGTGCTATCTTTAGTCGAGCAACAGTTAAGTTCAATAAACTAGGAATCCTAATACTTAAGTTATCGCAGAATCATGCCTGAACTCCTAAAACTTGAAGATGCGGTTGAATTTGCCGAGAATCCAGAACCACGTTGCCCCTGTGTGTTGTTGCTAGACATTTCTGGCTCTATGAACGGCGAACCGATTAACGCCTTAAATGAAGGTCTAAAAACATTTAAGGAGGAACTGAACCGTGACAACCTAGCTAAGAAGCGAGTTGAGGTTGCAATTGTCACATTTAATACTGAGGTAAAGGTGGTTCAGGACTTTGTCACCGCAGACCTGTTTGAACCACCAACATTGACGGCTCAGGGTTTAACCCACATGGGATCTGCTATTCTCCAAGGGCTAGACATGATTGAATCCCGTAAAGGGCAGTATCGTAATAACGGGGTCAACTACTATCGCCCTTGGGTGTTTTTAATCACCGATGGGGAGCCGCAGGGCGAGCCAGATAGTATTGTAGACCAGGCAACGCAGCGGCTCAGAGATGACGAAGCCAATAAGCGTGTTGCTT
This window of the Chroococcidiopsis sp. CCMEE 29 genome carries:
- a CDS encoding N-acetyltransferase, which gives rise to MLLPIRKILNNGIAVELDWMRPQEQGSVRDLLNTVISEGKTYPQDQPLSEVEFAAYWLSQDAFVVRAVKDTDTQPRDRDVLGAFYLKPNFPGRCSHICNAGFIVQPVLRGQGIGRLMGEEMLKIASSLGYTAVMFNLVFETNIPSIKLWQSLGFETLGRIPNAAKLPNGQVVDALIMYRHLKGLGVRD
- a CDS encoding DEAD/DEAH box helicase; translation: MAILHGSWLLQNQGSCLFVWGETWRSLSATSVSPLADVPVHPLAMTTAELIEWWRSHLVTTQSLLPAESTSVPARRTRKGGNAPDADLPTHFQVIALPTQIAENGEAGMASMYPVHSATLPSETELTHLLQPWRIEGFCLEPLTAIKFLTSLPLGNTNEESAFLGGDLRFWSQVARWSLDLLSRCKFLPLLEQQTDGAVVASWRSLLDSAVDSSRLEKFAQLMPTACRTYQRGQGSGVRGQGEENTYSLAVELPPSPQKLLLGFLNSMIDAQVRAVASSYSLPVVRSPIQDWVQALGQTDRTLKAQPVEVERLEAALNAWTAPLQYQLAGQSLFRTCCELRPPAANETDWTLAYFLQAANEPEFLVDAATIWNHPVESFIYRNRTIEQPQETLLRGLGLASRIYPPIAASLEQPFPQSCSLTPVQAYEFLKSVAWRFEDSGLGVILPPSLANRDGWANCLGLKISANTSQQQQGRLGLQSLLNFQWELAIGGQTLSRAGFDRLVALNSPLVEINGEWVELRPQDIKTAQAFFAARKDKMALSLEDALRLSTGDTQAIEKLPVVSFEASGALQELMATLTDNQAIAPMPPPASFRGELRPYQARGVAWLSFLERWGLGACLADDMGLGKTIQFIAFLLHLKEQEALKEPTLLVCPTSVLGNWEREVKKFGPTLKVLMHHGDKRPKGKAFAQAVKGQDLIITSYALIQRDLKSLQSISWQGVVLDEAQNIKNPEAKQSQAVRQLESSFRMALTGTPVENRLQELWSIMDFLNPGYLGPRQFFQRRFAIPIEKYGDAASLKTLRSLAQPFILRRLKTDRAIIQDLPEKQEMTIFCGLSAEQAVLYQRVVEESLTEIESAEGIQRRGMILALLVKLKQICNHPGQFLKEATLKQPQRSAKLQRLEEMLEEALSEGDRALIFTQFAEWGKLLQPHLEQQLGKEIFFLYGSTSKKQREEMIDRFQHDPQGPPIMILSLKAGGVGLNLTRANHVFHFDRWWNPAVENQATDRVFRIGQTRNVQVHKFVCTGTLEEKINEMIESKKALTEQVVGAGEQWLTELNPDQLRNLLVLERNAVIEEDEE
- a CDS encoding Uma2 family endonuclease, with amino-acid sequence MKLPETEPVSEYVNGKISQKPIPQGEHSRLQTRLSTAINQVGEPQKIALALTELRCTFGGSSIVSDIAVFEWQRIPILPSGRIATKFDIHPDWTIEILSPDQSPSRVIKKVTFCLKQGTKLGWFIDTEDESVTVFQPNQLPEVKEKQDILPVLNLLRDWQISVADIFRWLSFT
- a CDS encoding Uma2 family endonuclease; translated protein: MVSSTQYRFINKIVFSIRQGTKLGWFIDPDDKSVMVFQSNQLPEVKYDNNNLSVLDILVNWQVFPTNIFSWLKVK
- a CDS encoding SWIM zinc finger family protein, which codes for MTNYTLQASREWWAQRWLDLLDSYRFKKRLERARNYARQGNVLSIKFQGSKVLAKVQGTEPEPYQVSLFLEPFSDEQWGYVIETMSQRAIFAAKLLAGEMPQNIEEVFTANGLSLFPFTLSDIRSKCSCPDKANPCKHIGAIYYQLGDRFSEDPFVLFQLRGRTKDQIIAALRQLRGANIEPAKSEPTSLNPQPTLREAACASTTLAPTLQPLKIDRFWHYNEPLETTLVVIAPPPSSETVLDVLGPIPLAESDATGHSSSNSNVPEVVKHYLDTVYKQVSQQAVLAAMNTEAS
- a CDS encoding VWA domain-containing protein is translated as MPELLKLEDAVEFAENPEPRCPCVLLLDISGSMNGEPINALNEGLKTFKEELNRDNLAKKRVEVAIVTFNTEVKVVQDFVTADLFEPPTLTAQGLTHMGSAILQGLDMIESRKGQYRNNGVNYYRPWVFLITDGEPQGEPDSIVDQATQRLRDDEANKRVACFAVGVENANITRLSQIVVRSPLKLQGLNFQEMFIWLSASMQRVSQSKPDDQVPLPPPGWGIV